A region of the Littorina saxatilis isolate snail1 linkage group LG12, US_GU_Lsax_2.0, whole genome shotgun sequence genome:
ACACGCAAAGAACCAGACCTGGAAAAACACAGCACGATCAGAGAACGCATGGACTATGATCGCAAGGTTCGGCAGCATTTTGGCTTTGTCATTTTTATTTGTGACTCCcctgagtttgtttgtttgttcgttcatgggctgaaactcccacggcttttacgtgtatgaccgtttttaccccgccatttaggcagccatacgccgctttcggaggaagcatgctgagtattttcgtgtttctataacccaccgaactctgacatggattacaagatctttttcgtgcgcacttggtcttgtgcttgcgtgtacacacgggggtgttcggacaccgaggagagtctgcacacaaagttgactctgagaaataaatctctcgccgaacgtggggacgaactcacgctgacagcggccaactggatacaaatccagcgcgctaccgactgagctacatccccgccactCCCCTGAGTAATCAGGAGAGTGTTAGGAATGAGCAGTGTAAGGTCGTCCAGCTAGCCGTACGTGCAATTTGTTGTTTGTATGTTGAGTGCCTTTCAAGATAATGTATAGACTATGACTGCAAAGTCGGCacagtttgttgtttgtttgttcggttttccttcttttttacttgcttgcttgtgtgtttgtttgtttgtttgtttgtttgttgttctgtTGTTCTTATCTGTGTGGATTTCATTTTGTGGAACTTTGACAGGGACCCGTGGGCAGgattcgtttttgtttttgtgttgttgttttttactttTCTTTCTCTGATTTTGTTTAAATACATTTCTATTTGAATGTCTTTTATTAGATTGATCACCACTGGACCATGACCACAGTTTGGTGATTGCACCCAAACATGGACACACCTGGTACCTGGGTAGCGCAACCCTTGTTGTAGCTGGATTTTGCATTGGGGGCAAACGACCCAACATTCCCAACAATGGAATGCTAAAGTAATGACAACGAAGAGAACCCGAAAACAAATTATCTGATTCAAAATTCTGTTTCTTCCTCAGGTGGGAAGGATCCTCGAGTACTACAACAGCGTGGACTTCTCCAGAGATCTCCACGGCCCTCGACCTCCAGACACGGCAcgctcctccccctccccgccATTTCAGCGAGGATTCAGGACCACCACCTTCCGCAGACAAGCGGGAGGAGGAGGTGAAGGAGGACCAAGAAGCCAGGAAATCGTCGTCATTGACGGGGCAGAATCCCCGTCCCCCAGGAGTCCTCGAAGACCTCTCTCTGCTCGCGACTATTCGTCCCACTCGCGTGAGTCCGGGGGCTTCGTCAGGATCAACTCCAAGGCCAGGCTGCACGACCGCCACAACTTCTACCTGCGCACACCTGGAGGcggggagggagaggaggaaGGGGACGGTGGAGACGAGGCGGCCGGGAGCTGTGCGTGCGAGATGTGCAGGCTGGAGATGGAGATGGCGCTCATGGCTCAGCTGCACAGGGACCTTGGGATCAGCGTGGACGCCGCCACTGCCGCTCAAATCAGGGCGTCGCTGGAAGCCGGGGAACCCACCACCGTGTTCCACAGCAACCACCAGCTCAACATCACCCGGGCTTCCATGGAAGGGGGTGAACCGATCGGTCTTCATCTCAACCACCATGAGCCGGGTTCTAAGGCCAGCAGCGGACAACCTCCAGCCAGCAAGGCGAGACAGAACGTCAAGATGACCACTAAAGTTCCTATGcctcagcagcagcagcaatcaGGAAGTATGAGCGCCGTTGCCGACGAGGACCTCCCCTGTCCGACAAGACCCAACTCCGTCAGTGACACCAACAGGCGTCAAGGCAACTCTTCCGAGACCGCCCCGACTGCCAACAATAACCAAACCGTTATTTCCATACCAAAGTCATCCACGGACCAATGCTGCCCTGCAACTGGCGGAAGTGTGACCACATCTACGCAAACACCCCTGGTCAGCGAGCCCAGCAGCTTGACCGTCACTATGCCTATCATTGAAGACAACTCTGAATCTCAGTCTGTCGATCAGGACGTAATGATACAGCACAAGCTGAGCACTTCTGGCGGTCAAGCAGCACAACCGTCAACACCTGACAACGACACAAATGACGCACAGCCTGAACACGTGGACACTGCATCGGACAACGTGGACCTAAACGAGACCAAAACCTCAGACTCTTCTCCCGAAGAAGAACCAAAAGCGTCAAAAGACTTCGACAAGAACGATCAGAGCAAAGACACTGACAGTGAAAACACTGATGGCGGTGAAGACGGGAACTGTCCTCACTCTGAGCCAGAAGGGAACATTGTCTCGCTCGAAACACTAACACCCAGCCACCGTGAGGCTGGAACTGAGACTGAAACCGCTCGAAATTCTGAACCCGTGCTTGACGTCAAGGAGCCGATTCCTGAAGATGCTGAAACTGAAGTTATTAACACACAGCAACACTTGTCGGAAAAATCGACCCCCGAACTGGAAATCAATCAGGAAGGAGTCAGGACTGACGTTGAACTGAATGAAGACAGCGTTTTGCTTGAAGCATCAGCTGACACAACCAAAGGTGCTGCCACGGACACAAGGGATAAAACAAATATCAGGAAAAGTCAAACGATTCAGGCCACAGACAAAAATCCTGACAACGAAGACTTTAAAAATGAGCCAGATCATGCCAGTTttcaaacaacaccaacaaccacAGTAGCAGAAACTGTGGCAGACgacaaagaaagacaagcggACACATCACTGGAAAGCAGGTTCGAAAATACAGCCACAGAACCTGCCATGAACGAGGGAACGGTTGATGGCGCTTCCGAAACCACCGACGCACAAGCGCCAGTGATCGTTGTCAGTCTAGCTTCCGACGCTGAACAAAACTCGTCAGACGAGGACGATAACACAAAATGACAATAATCACGTTTTAGAACTAACAAATATAGAGACAAGAGAGATTATTTATTAAAACGTTTAATCATAGACACAACAACAGATTAACAAGTAGTACGACCAAGTGCTATACGAAGTAAGCAAACAGTACCGAGACATTGTTGGAGTTTTGATCGCACATACACTGTACGCATTATTCCTCTTTGTCAAAAAGTTCGGTGACGTTGGCGTTTGATCTTGATCTTGACGAAGGACTGCTCAGGactctgataaacaaagggaattAAGTAagcgctcttaatgcatacgacatgtgtaatagagtaagtgagatttATTCGGAAtgattctcctggcacctgagagaataacaagcattgaaatgaacaagcgactttcatcctcgtTTTACTCtgcttattattatttataatTGCTCTGGACTCAGTTCATTTGCAAGGTTTGCCATCCCCACATGTTGTGGAGGAAACCTACTATTTCTATGTTATCAATATCTATATTAGGTTTCGTTCATGGTCTTCGATGCCAGTCAGCGAATGTCAAGCGTTTTGTTTATTAGTAGACATTTCTAACGGTTTTAAGACGATTGATTAATAAAAGATAATCAAGCTAACTAGTACCCAGATTGTGTATCTtgcgtgtgtacatgcgtgcgtacgtgtgtgtgtgtgtgtcactgtgtgtgtgtgtgtgtgtgtgtgtgtgtgtgtgtgtctgtcagtgtgtgtgtgtgtgtgtgtgtgtgtgtgtgtgtgtgtgtgtttctgcctgtcggtctgtctgtaaAGCGCTTCGAGTTATGGGAAGCGCCATATACATTTtctaatattattattattattatttgcctcactgtctgtatgtatgcGTGCAACGCGAACGCATACCAATGCGTACATACTCTCGTACCCTCACATAATCGACACAATTGAGAAGAGTGAATTATTACAGTATTTATTGACGGCAACAGTCGGTATAGGCAACAATTGCCACATGCACAGTTACCATGTAAGTTTAACAATGCAGCACGTTTCAATACAACAATATTTGTGATGCTGCCCAATGATTTTTGGGCGGATCAAAATCAGCAGTTACGCACAGTACATCGATCATTAGGTACGCATACAGATGAACAACTAGTATAGGATCATGAATCCTACACTTTTGTCCATTGAAACTAATAAATGATTATCATGCATCTGGGAACGTCTTGCTGATTTAAAACTGAACCCTACCatatttcgtttaaaaaaaatttcagcatgcaaatcaacaaaataaatctggatTGTAAATCTGTGTTCAATATACAAATCAACAAAGTAAATACGGATTATTAAACACTGTAATTAGTAATTAGTGTGCGTGCAAATTAACATAAATAATATGCACTGCAGATCTTTGTCCAAAACGCAAATGAAAAAACTGATTGTAATGCCCCGTGCATTTTTGTCCGGCAAGTCATTTCATGATTTTCTTCTGGTTGGTATAAAATTAGCAAAATGATTATACGTCGTACATTTTTACTGTCTACAATaaaaatgaccaaagtcattacagAAGGTACATCTTCCGACTGATAAAGAAACATCTATACATCACACATCTTGTGGTAAAAGGAACAAATGAGACTATTCTGGTAGACatactacttcttcttcttcttcttcttcttcgttcatgggcttaggctcccacgttcactcatgttttgagCACGAgtagaattttacgtgtatgaccgtttttaccccgccattcaggcagcatacgccgatttcgggggaggcatgctgggtattttcgtgttactataacccaccgaactctgacatggatcacaggatcttttccgtgcgcacttggtcttgtgcttgcgtgtacacacgaagggggttaagtcactagcaggtctgcacataagttgacctgggagatcggaaaatctCCATTCttaaacccaccaggcggcagcgactgggattcgaactcacgacctcctgattaggaggccgacgtcttaccaccacgccactgcgcccgtctggtAGACATACGAATAAGCAGATGATTATGCAACGAATTCGTTATTTCTTTTTCGATGGTCTGCATATGAACAAACGTTCCCAAGCATTGTACATATTTTGTCTGATTTTCCACAGCTTTGACACTAAACAAATAAGCTTGCATCGTACATTATTGACTGTCATTCAAATGAAAATTAGTCTTTACATCTGTACAGGAACATTCACCAAATATAGCCATCCGACATTGTCTCTTCGGCCAACGTTTCAATcctacatagacacacacacacacacacacacacacacacacacacacacacacacacacacacacacacacacacacacacacacataaaacaataAAGTCGCACAAATGCTTCAAAACCCCTGAATTATTGACTCTGAAATATAAGCGCATGTCAGTTTATTGCCATCAGTCTCAGCAAACAGCTGTTGTAACAACCCGTCGAATAAAAAAATCAGGTCCCTCAGGTCCGCGCTGCCGCACCTACCATCCCGAGTAagccatcatgtaaaccatggCAGATCTGACCAGGTTTTTAAACAGGGCCGAATCAAGCGTCCTTGCACGTGTTTATGCACGCTCGCaccaacgcacgcacacacacaaacacacacaacaactctctctctccctctcttgcacacacacacacacacaaatctcttTTTTTAAGACAAGAAAACAATTACTTTCACGAACCCAACACATTTTATCAGCAATGTCATTTCCTAGTGACAAATCGGACAACCGCAACCACCAGATATTGTTGGACAACATCACCATCTCAGAACCTAAAACTTCACACATGAAAAAGTATGTTGCACACAACCACGGTTGCACTATGCAAGGTCACGGCTTTTCCTGGAGTTGCTAATTGCCTGCTTTAA
Encoded here:
- the LOC138981447 gene encoding mucin-4-like, which produces MSCWTLWQRMPPRYQLTMRDARDADDQDTAQGPGATGPRAASRASSASTRSPRLRTPRGARRVGSARARLSGDGPVMTTSGVVREGAGGQDEAEPVAKGGRGIALLPRSSPYIHNMKNTMRINSARKQMNEGTFPPSLNTNNSSPTRSKKIPSTSSSSTTVSYTPKARATTAPAFPITKPANTNEYHRITSPRAQQHPEPATTQQNPNNTTSLRRQQQQLHASGQNQQRGFSGGRSPRRPSSGYTSGDTRRLPVRTITPFGEATGPPFRAEGQSPVFHARQAGSHRASRQQQDCVIGQCQVAALYVDRGRVTFFRKTRPDVTQSVYNAMSPYDVSRDDGSYLAHLRKAYLSGVRDLPKMTRKEPDLEKHSTIRERMDYDRKVGRILEYYNSVDFSRDLHGPRPPDTARSSPSPPFQRGFRTTTFRRQAGGGGEGGPRSQEIVVIDGAESPSPRSPRRPLSARDYSSHSRESGGFVRINSKARLHDRHNFYLRTPGGGEGEEEGDGGDEAAGSCACEMCRLEMEMALMAQLHRDLGISVDAATAAQIRASLEAGEPTTVFHSNHQLNITRASMEGGEPIGLHLNHHEPGSKASSGQPPASKARQNVKMTTKVPMPQQQQQSGSMSAVADEDLPCPTRPNSVSDTNRRQGNSSETAPTANNNQTVISIPKSSTDQCCPATGGSVTTSTQTPLVSEPSSLTVTMPIIEDNSESQSVDQDVMIQHKLSTSGGQAAQPSTPDNDTNDAQPEHVDTASDNVDLNETKTSDSSPEEEPKASKDFDKNDQSKDTDSENTDGGEDGNCPHSEPEGNIVSLETLTPSHREAGTETETARNSEPVLDVKEPIPEDAETEVINTQQHLSEKSTPELEINQEGVRTDVELNEDSVLLEASADTTKGAATDTRDKTNIRKSQTIQATDKNPDNEDFKNEPDHASFQTTPTTTVAETVADDKERQADTSLESRFENTATEPAMNEGTVDGASETTDAQAPVIVVSLASDAEQNSSDEDDNTK